A genomic segment from Paramixta manurensis encodes:
- the rng gene encoding ribonuclease G, with protein MTAELLVNVTPSETRVAYIDGGILQEIHIEREARRGIVGNIYKGRVSRVLPGMQAAFVDIGLDKAAFLHASDIMPHTECVAGEEQKNFSVRDIAELVRQGQDLMVQVVKDPLGTKGARLTTDITLPSRYLVFMPGASHVGVSQRIESEKERERLKAVVADYCDELGGFIIRTAAEGIGEEELAQDAAFLKRLWTKVTERKKRNQTRCRLYGELALAQRILRDFAGAALDRIRVDSRLTYELLLEFTAEYIPEMTAKLEHYSGKQPIFDLYDVENEIQRSLDRKVELKSGGYLIIDQTEAMTTIDINTGAFVGHRNLDETIFNTNIEATQAIARQLRLRNLGGIIIIDFIDMSNEEHRRRVLHSLETALSKDRVKTGINGFSALGLVEMTRKRTRESIEHVLCQDCPACKGRGTLKTVETVCYEIMREIVRVHHAYDSDRFLVYVSPAVGDALKSEESHALAEVEIFVGKQVKVQVEPLYTQEQFDVVMM; from the coding sequence ATGACGGCTGAATTATTGGTTAACGTTACTCCGTCGGAGACGCGCGTTGCGTATATTGACGGTGGAATTTTACAAGAGATTCATATTGAGCGTGAGGCGCGGCGTGGCATCGTCGGCAACATCTACAAAGGGCGAGTAAGCCGTGTATTGCCGGGGATGCAAGCGGCATTTGTTGATATTGGCCTCGATAAAGCGGCGTTTTTGCACGCCTCCGATATCATGCCGCACACCGAGTGCGTGGCGGGAGAAGAACAGAAAAACTTCAGCGTACGCGATATTGCCGAACTGGTACGTCAGGGGCAGGATTTAATGGTGCAAGTGGTGAAAGATCCGCTGGGTACCAAAGGCGCGCGGTTGACCACCGATATTACGCTTCCTTCCCGCTACCTGGTGTTTATGCCTGGCGCCTCGCATGTTGGTGTATCACAACGTATTGAAAGTGAAAAAGAACGTGAGCGCCTGAAAGCTGTGGTGGCTGACTATTGCGATGAGCTTGGCGGGTTTATCATTCGAACTGCCGCAGAAGGCATTGGCGAGGAAGAGCTGGCGCAGGATGCGGCCTTCTTGAAACGTCTGTGGACCAAAGTCACCGAGCGTAAAAAACGCAATCAAACCCGCTGCCGGTTGTACGGTGAACTGGCGCTGGCGCAGCGTATATTGCGTGATTTTGCCGGCGCGGCGCTAGATCGTATCCGGGTGGATTCGCGTCTGACCTATGAGTTGTTGCTAGAGTTTACTGCGGAATATATCCCGGAGATGACCGCGAAACTGGAGCATTACAGCGGTAAACAGCCTATTTTTGATTTATACGATGTGGAAAATGAAATTCAACGCTCACTGGATAGAAAAGTTGAATTAAAATCAGGCGGTTACTTAATTATCGACCAAACTGAAGCGATGACCACCATTGATATTAATACGGGCGCATTTGTCGGTCATCGTAACCTCGACGAGACTATCTTCAATACCAATATTGAGGCCACGCAAGCGATAGCCCGTCAGCTACGGCTGCGTAATCTGGGCGGCATCATTATTATCGACTTTATCGATATGAGTAATGAAGAACATCGCCGACGCGTCTTGCATTCACTGGAAACCGCACTGAGTAAAGACCGGGTAAAAACTGGCATTAATGGCTTCTCGGCGTTAGGCCTGGTTGAAATGACCCGCAAGCGCACCCGTGAAAGTATTGAACATGTGCTATGTCAGGATTGTCCGGCTTGTAAAGGACGCGGCACGCTGAAGACAGTGGAAACCGTTTGTTATGAAATCATGCGTGAAATTGTGCGGGTGCATCATGCTTATGACTCTGACCGGTTCCTGGTTTACGTATCACCGGCAGTTGGCGATGCATTAAAAAGCGAAGAATCGCATGCGCTGGCTGAAGTGGAAATTTTTGTCGGTAAACAGGTCAAAGTACAAGTTGAGCCGCTTTACACGCAAGAGCAGTTTGACGTCGTAATGATGTAG
- the yhdP gene encoding AsmA2 domain-containing protein YhdP encodes MRLLPRILLITGATLIVIVALLVSALRLLMPHMDSYRASILDTVSSVSGLPVKASALRGRWENFGPTLDARDVNIALSDGGQLKIERVTLALDVWQSLLHARWQFRDLTFWQLDLNSRTPFIDADKQNNTFKAGQLNDLFLRQFDHFDLRDSRISFLTPSGQRAELAIPQLTWLNEKTRHRAEGEVSLSSLTGQHGVVQVRLDLSDEKGLLNDGRIWMRADDVDVKPWLGRWMHDNTTLQRARFSLSAWVNLKEGEVYDGDIWLKKGGASWQGENQQAHRLEVDNLTAHVARFNSGWAVSVPQTRLRTDGSAWPNGHFSLLWQPENGILPGPDHNEELRVRASQLDLQHLEPLVSLFARLSPTLQENWRALRPRGVIQALAVDVPLKQPEQTRFLAQWQDLSWQHWKLLPGMEHFNGRLSGGVAQGRLDLNVSDATLPYGDMFRAPLEVEQATGTLDWQYNQDALKLVGKQLDIKALSLRARGDFSFSQSKGQAPRLDILAGINVADAGNAWRYFPEPLMGKALTNYLSAAIQGGEVENATLLFAGNPKLFPFKHNDGMFEVSVPLRHSTFAFQPKWPAINNLDIDLDFMNDGLWMNARQAMLGNVQANNIHAVIPDYVKEKLIIDGDISGEGRDIGNYFEQTPLKSTLGAALQELQLSNKTEGHLNLDIPLDGEKVVASGDVQLNNNELFIKPLNTTLKQLNGRFHYRNGNLTSDALQARWFNQPVGVTFNTQQNPNDYQIGVNLQGDWQLAKLDRLPAAIAKKVDGNVPWKGNVAITLPYKGSAQYSVDVQGDLQKVSSHLPPPLDKTAGRAVPVVVNAKGDLKHFDLSGSIAKQHRFNSRWLLEKQLRLDRGIWVNDAKTTPTLPNQSGMVLNLPPLDGGAWLGLFAGGGPGKTGGVSFPGNITLRTPALTLAGQQWHDLDAVLSQGVAGRNEVTLKGREINGSLTMPKSGPWQGHIAQLYYNPQWPTGSAGASPLPQDASDINFSRWPALQLTCDECWLRGQKFGRMRADITPRNDVLVLTNGLVDTGSSRLTVNGEWVNRPGDRRTSLKGRLKGSNINNATNWFGVNTPLRDAPFDLDYDLHWRAAPWQPSVDSLSGVLKTHFGKGQIADVNTGRAGQLLRLVSFDALLRKLRLDFSDTFGDGFYFDSINGTAWIQNGVMRTDNLLVDGLEADIAMQGKVDLVSRQIDMEAVVAPEISATVGVAAAFVVNPVVGAAVFAASKVLGPLWNKISVLRYHISGPIDKPQINEVLRKPREKSAK; translated from the coding sequence GTGAGGCTACTGCCGAGGATCCTGTTAATCACTGGTGCGACGTTGATTGTCATTGTCGCGCTACTGGTCAGCGCTTTGCGGTTGTTGATGCCGCATATGGATTCGTACCGTGCCTCAATACTTGATACCGTGTCTTCCGTCAGCGGTTTGCCGGTGAAAGCCAGCGCGTTGCGCGGACGTTGGGAAAATTTTGGCCCAACGCTGGATGCGCGCGATGTGAATATCGCTCTTAGCGATGGCGGCCAGTTAAAAATTGAGCGCGTGACACTGGCGCTGGATGTTTGGCAATCTTTGTTACACGCTCGCTGGCAATTTCGCGATCTGACCTTTTGGCAACTCGATCTCAATTCCCGCACGCCGTTTATTGACGCCGATAAGCAAAACAATACCTTCAAAGCCGGGCAACTTAACGATCTCTTCCTCCGGCAGTTTGACCATTTTGATCTACGCGATAGCCGGATCAGTTTTCTAACGCCTTCTGGTCAGCGAGCGGAGTTGGCCATCCCGCAACTCACTTGGCTAAATGAGAAAACGCGCCATCGGGCTGAGGGCGAGGTTAGCCTCTCCAGCTTAACCGGGCAGCACGGTGTGGTGCAGGTGCGCTTAGATCTCAGCGATGAGAAAGGGTTGTTAAATGACGGGCGTATCTGGATGCGTGCCGATGATGTGGATGTCAAACCCTGGCTGGGACGCTGGATGCACGATAACACCACACTGCAACGTGCCCGGTTTAGCCTCTCGGCGTGGGTCAATTTAAAAGAAGGCGAAGTGTATGACGGCGATATTTGGCTGAAAAAAGGCGGTGCCAGTTGGCAAGGTGAAAATCAACAGGCGCATCGTCTTGAGGTGGATAACTTAACGGCACATGTGGCGCGCTTTAATAGCGGCTGGGCTGTGAGTGTGCCGCAAACCCGCCTACGTACCGATGGCAGCGCATGGCCGAATGGGCATTTTTCTCTGTTATGGCAGCCGGAAAACGGCATTTTGCCGGGGCCAGACCATAATGAGGAGTTACGGGTTCGGGCGTCACAGTTAGATTTACAACATCTGGAGCCGCTGGTTTCGCTGTTTGCCCGGTTATCGCCGACGTTACAGGAAAACTGGCGTGCGCTACGTCCGCGTGGCGTTATTCAGGCGTTAGCGGTGGATGTACCGCTCAAACAACCGGAGCAAACGCGTTTCCTGGCGCAGTGGCAAGATCTGAGCTGGCAACACTGGAAACTGCTACCGGGCATGGAACACTTTAACGGGCGTCTTTCGGGAGGCGTAGCGCAGGGGCGGCTCGATCTCAATGTCAGCGACGCAACGCTGCCGTATGGCGACATGTTCCGGGCGCCGTTGGAGGTTGAACAGGCCACCGGAACGCTTGACTGGCAGTACAACCAGGATGCACTGAAGCTAGTCGGGAAACAACTGGATATCAAAGCCCTTTCTTTGCGTGCCCGCGGCGATTTTAGTTTTAGTCAGTCTAAGGGACAGGCGCCGCGTTTAGATATTCTGGCCGGTATCAATGTGGCCGATGCGGGTAATGCCTGGCGTTATTTTCCTGAACCCTTAATGGGTAAAGCGCTAACCAACTATCTCAGCGCGGCGATTCAGGGCGGAGAGGTTGAAAACGCAACCTTACTGTTTGCCGGTAACCCGAAACTGTTCCCGTTTAAACATAACGACGGCATGTTTGAAGTGTCGGTACCGTTACGACATTCTACCTTCGCTTTCCAGCCAAAATGGCCAGCGATTAATAATCTGGATATCGATCTGGATTTTATGAACGATGGGTTATGGATGAATGCGCGGCAGGCAATGCTGGGCAATGTGCAAGCGAATAATATCCATGCGGTTATTCCTGATTATGTGAAAGAAAAGCTGATTATAGATGGCGATATCAGTGGAGAAGGGCGCGACATCGGCAATTATTTTGAGCAAACGCCACTGAAATCCACGCTAGGCGCCGCGTTGCAAGAGTTACAACTCAGCAATAAAACCGAGGGGCATCTCAATCTGGATATTCCGTTGGATGGTGAGAAAGTGGTGGCCAGCGGTGACGTGCAGCTTAACAATAACGAATTGTTTATCAAACCGTTGAACACCACGCTCAAACAACTCAACGGACGTTTCCATTACCGCAACGGCAATTTAACCAGTGATGCCTTGCAAGCCCGTTGGTTTAATCAGCCGGTCGGCGTGACGTTCAATACCCAGCAAAACCCGAATGACTATCAAATAGGCGTAAATCTACAGGGTGACTGGCAGTTGGCGAAGTTGGACAGGTTACCGGCCGCAATTGCCAAAAAAGTGGATGGAAATGTGCCCTGGAAAGGGAATGTCGCGATTACTTTACCGTACAAAGGTAGCGCGCAATATAGCGTTGATGTGCAGGGTGATTTACAGAAAGTAAGCAGTCACTTACCTCCGCCATTAGATAAAACCGCAGGCCGTGCGGTGCCTGTTGTGGTAAATGCCAAAGGCGATCTTAAGCACTTTGATTTGAGCGGTTCAATTGCGAAACAGCACCGGTTTAATAGCCGCTGGCTACTGGAAAAACAGTTGCGGTTGGATCGCGGTATTTGGGTAAATGATGCGAAAACCACGCCGACGCTGCCCAACCAGAGCGGAATGGTGTTAAACCTGCCGCCGCTCGACGGAGGTGCCTGGCTGGGGTTGTTCGCGGGCGGAGGTCCGGGCAAAACGGGCGGGGTTTCTTTCCCGGGAAATATCACCTTACGTACACCGGCATTGACCTTGGCGGGACAGCAGTGGCATGACTTAGACGCGGTGCTGAGTCAGGGCGTCGCGGGAAGAAATGAGGTGACGCTAAAAGGACGTGAAATTAACGGTAGTCTAACGATGCCGAAAAGCGGCCCGTGGCAGGGGCATATCGCCCAACTCTATTACAACCCGCAGTGGCCAACCGGTAGCGCGGGTGCCTCACCGTTACCGCAGGATGCTTCCGATATTAATTTCAGTCGTTGGCCTGCGCTACAGCTTACCTGTGATGAGTGCTGGCTACGTGGGCAAAAATTCGGTCGTATGCGTGCGGATATTACTCCACGCAATGATGTGTTAGTACTCACTAACGGTTTGGTAGATACCGGCAGCTCGCGTTTAACGGTCAATGGCGAGTGGGTAAACCGCCCCGGCGATCGCCGTACTTCACTTAAAGGCCGATTAAAAGGCAGCAATATCAATAACGCGACCAACTGGTTCGGCGTTAATACGCCACTGCGCGATGCGCCATTTGATCTTGATTATGACCTGCATTGGCGCGCCGCACCCTGGCAGCCTTCCGTGGATTCGCTGAGCGGAGTGTTAAAAACCCATTTTGGTAAAGGGCAAATCGCTGATGTGAACACCGGCCGTGCCGGGCAACTTTTACGCTTGGTCAGTTTTGATGCCTTGTTGCGTAAGCTGCGTCTCGACTTCAGCGATACCTTTGGCGACGGTTTCTATTTCGACTCGATCAATGGCACCGCTTGGATACAGAACGGTGTGATGCGTACCGATAATCTACTGGTTGATGGGCTAGAGGCGGACATTGCCATGCAGGGCAAGGTCGATTTGGTTAGCCGCCAGATTGATATGGAAGCGGTGGTGGCGCCGGAGATTTCCGCCACCGTTGGGGTTGCCGCCGCTTTTGTGGTTAACCCGGTGGTTGGCGCAGCGGTGTTTGCTGCCAGTAAAGTCTTAGGGCCGTTGTGGAACAAGATTTCGGTGTTGCGTTACCACATCAGCGGGCCAATTGATAAGCCGCAAATTAACGAAGTGCTGCGAAAGCCGCGTGAAAAGAGCGCGAAGTGA